In one Brassica oleracea var. oleracea cultivar TO1000 chromosome C9, BOL, whole genome shotgun sequence genomic region, the following are encoded:
- the LOC106314971 gene encoding glutathione S-transferase T3-like produces MDGSSHMKLVQRRALQLQYSQQDVGFGLGEDSVLVSSSQVPHFGEIPVERKERRTWTPIDDQVLISSWLNTSKDPVVGNEQRSGAFWQRIAAYFAASPKIAFSERREAAASRERTSGQNDNDVLKLAHEIFFNNHKKKFTLEHAWKELRNDQKWCDLSTVKTESGCKRRKLDDSAQSATSHASESMTDRPPGVKSAKANGKKRNAEERLSEFSGMWSIRKENMAIKERLSKMKLLDRLLAKVEPLDESEKTLKQKLINELVSN; encoded by the exons ATGGACGGTTCAAGTCACATGAAGCTTGTTCAAAGGAGAGCACTACAACTACAATACAG TCAACAAGACGTTGGGTTTGGTTTAGGGGAAGATAGTGTCCTTGTTTCTTCATCACAGGTTCCTCACTTTGGTGAGATTCCTGTAGAGCGTAAAGAAAGAAGAACCTGGACGCCTATAGACGATCAAGTGCTCATATCCTCTTGGTTAAACACAAGTAAAGATCCGGTGGTAGGGAACGAGCAACGTTCTGGAGCTTTTTGGCAGAGAATTGCCGCGTACTTTGCAGCATCACCAAAGATTGCATTCAGTGAAAGAAGGGAGGCCG CTGCAAGCAGAGAGAGAACCAGCGGGCAAAACGATAACGACGTTCTGAAGCTAGCGCATGAGATCTTCTTCAACAACCACAAGAAGAAGTTCACTCTAGAACATGCGTGGAAAGAGCTTCGGAACGATCAGAAATGGTGTGACCTGTCAACTGTTAAAACGGAGAGTGGCTGTAAAAGGAGGAAGCTCGACGACAGCGCACAATCAGCAACCTCTCACGCATCTGAATCCATGACTGATCGTCCCCCGGGTGTTAAGTCAGCTAAAGCCAATGGTAAGAAGAGAAATGCAGAGGAAAGGCTGTCTGAGTTTTCGGGTATGTGGAGCATCAGGAAGGAGAATATGGCTATCAAAGAAAGGCTGTCGAAGATGAAGCTCCTTGATAGGCTACTTGCAAAAGTTGAGCCGCTTGATGAGTCTGAAAAAACCTTGAAACAGAAACTGATCAATGAGTTAGTCTCTAATTAG